In Cumulibacter soli, the following proteins share a genomic window:
- a CDS encoding TetR/AcrR family transcriptional regulator, with the protein MFSDRNAPHGPSAHTDLVSPDDDATFGTILDAAVRVFGKRGYHGTSVRDIAEAAGVSPGSLYNHFDSKHDLLVVILDRGLDNLVSASEDALYTAAPDPVSRLKALVGTHVRTHAVARIESYIGNSELRSLSRDARALIISKRDTQQRMFDRVVRDGTKQGVFTTSDPVTASRYVVTACTAVATWYRPDGDIGIDELVQKYEELSLSCVGYIGDPTDA; encoded by the coding sequence ATGTTCAGCGACCGAAACGCACCGCACGGGCCATCGGCCCACACCGATTTGGTGTCCCCGGATGACGACGCAACGTTTGGGACCATCCTCGACGCCGCGGTGCGCGTCTTCGGTAAGCGCGGCTATCACGGAACCTCGGTCAGAGACATCGCTGAAGCCGCCGGAGTGAGCCCAGGTTCGCTTTACAACCATTTCGATTCCAAACATGACCTGCTCGTGGTGATCCTCGATCGCGGTCTGGACAACCTGGTTTCTGCCTCCGAAGATGCGCTGTACACCGCGGCGCCAGATCCGGTGAGCCGGCTCAAGGCCCTCGTCGGGACCCATGTGCGCACCCACGCGGTCGCGCGCATAGAGAGTTACATCGGCAACTCCGAGTTACGCAGTTTGAGTCGCGATGCCCGCGCGCTCATCATTTCCAAGCGCGACACCCAGCAGCGGATGTTTGACCGCGTCGTGCGCGACGGCACGAAACAGGGCGTATTCACCACCAGCGACCCCGTGACGGCATCGCGTTATGTCGTCACCGCGTGCACCGCTGTCGCTACCTGGTATCGACCCGATGGGGACATCGGAATCGACGAGCTGGTTCAGAAGTACGAAGAGCTTTCATTATCTTGTGTCGGCTATATAGGAGATCCCACGGATGCGTGA
- a CDS encoding putative quinol monooxygenase — translation MSIVIFVEYTPKEGKKDELLEALTSNAHLAHAEEGCERYAFHSSKEKVYLIESWASKEALGKHAEGDAIKASREATKGLLEGDAKLTIMRPAPSGDAAKGQVSL, via the coding sequence ATGTCGATCGTTATTTTCGTCGAGTACACCCCGAAGGAAGGCAAGAAGGACGAGCTGCTGGAGGCGCTCACCAGCAACGCCCACCTCGCCCACGCCGAGGAAGGTTGCGAGCGGTACGCATTCCACAGCAGCAAGGAAAAGGTGTACCTGATCGAGTCCTGGGCCTCCAAGGAGGCGCTCGGAAAGCACGCCGAGGGCGATGCGATCAAGGCCTCACGCGAGGCGACCAAGGGCCTGCTCGAGGGTGACGCGAAGTTGACGATCATGCGTCCGGCGCCGTCCGGTGACGCCGCTAAGGGGCAGGTCTCGCTGTAG
- a CDS encoding SDR family NAD(P)-dependent oxidoreductase, translating to MSNAENPAAQPLPTLSRSIEGRAAIVTGAASGMGRATALLFASQGARVVVADLGEDRVSEVVDQIAEAYGADRALGVVTDVSKPEDIKHLVSQTIGWADRLDIVVNNAGVSRPNTTVQEDDEFEEAWAATMAVNVTAQARLVREALPHLLKSDAPRVVNIASTEAIVAQRGLLSYAASKSGVVGLTKSLAVELGYHGVNVNCICPGPIQTGMTAKYDDELKAKYAKARVPLRRYGRAEEVAQMTLNLCLPASSFVTGAIIPVDGGMTIRHT from the coding sequence ATGTCCAACGCCGAGAATCCCGCAGCGCAGCCGTTGCCGACGCTGAGTCGCTCCATCGAGGGCCGCGCGGCAATCGTTACCGGAGCCGCGAGCGGTATGGGCCGGGCTACGGCGCTGCTGTTCGCATCGCAGGGCGCGCGGGTGGTGGTCGCTGATCTCGGTGAGGACCGCGTGTCTGAAGTAGTCGATCAGATCGCCGAAGCGTACGGCGCCGACCGCGCTCTTGGCGTCGTCACCGACGTGTCCAAGCCCGAGGACATCAAGCACCTGGTGTCGCAGACCATCGGCTGGGCGGATCGCCTCGACATCGTGGTTAACAACGCTGGCGTATCGCGCCCGAACACGACTGTCCAGGAGGACGACGAATTCGAGGAAGCCTGGGCAGCGACGATGGCCGTGAACGTCACCGCGCAGGCCCGCCTGGTCCGCGAAGCGCTCCCGCATCTACTGAAGTCGGACGCGCCGCGCGTGGTCAACATCGCCTCGACCGAAGCCATCGTCGCGCAGCGCGGATTGCTGTCCTACGCTGCGTCGAAGTCCGGTGTGGTCGGCCTGACGAAGTCGCTGGCCGTCGAGTTGGGCTACCACGGCGTCAATGTCAACTGCATCTGCCCGGGACCGATTCAGACCGGGATGACCGCGAAGTACGACGACGAGCTCAAGGCCAAGTACGCGAAGGCTCGCGTTCCGCTGCGTCGCTACGGCCGCGCCGAGGAAGTCGCGCAGATGACGCTGAACCTGTGTCTGCCGGCATCGAGCTTCGTCACCGGTGCGATTATTCCGGTCGACGGCGGTATGACGATTCGCCACACCTAA
- a CDS encoding SDR family NAD(P)-dependent oxidoreductase, whose protein sequence is MNNQKPDLTGKVAIVTGGSRGLGQQMCLAFAEAGADVVVASRKFEACEAVAAQVRERGRRALPVAAHLGRWEDANMLAEKAYDEFGKVDVLVNNAGKSPLYPSLGEIDEGYMDAVLGLNFKVPFRLAVLVGERMKADRGGSIINISSVNSYKPDTFSLPYSAAKAALNVMTQGLAEALGPNVRVNAIAPGGFETDIATNWPAGVRERLESITSLNRTAQPSEIVGPALFLASDMSSYVTGTLLRADGGVIG, encoded by the coding sequence ATGAACAACCAGAAGCCCGATCTGACTGGGAAAGTAGCGATCGTGACCGGCGGAAGTCGCGGGCTCGGCCAACAGATGTGCCTGGCATTCGCCGAGGCCGGGGCGGACGTCGTCGTGGCCAGCCGCAAGTTTGAGGCGTGTGAAGCGGTGGCCGCCCAGGTTCGCGAGCGCGGTCGCCGCGCGCTGCCGGTCGCGGCCCACCTTGGCCGGTGGGAAGACGCAAATATGCTCGCCGAGAAGGCTTATGACGAGTTCGGTAAGGTCGACGTGTTGGTGAACAATGCGGGCAAATCGCCGCTGTACCCGAGCCTCGGAGAGATCGATGAGGGGTACATGGACGCCGTACTCGGGCTGAACTTCAAGGTCCCGTTTCGGCTCGCGGTGCTTGTCGGCGAGCGGATGAAGGCCGATCGTGGTGGCAGCATCATCAACATCTCGAGCGTTAACTCGTATAAGCCCGATACCTTCTCCTTGCCCTATTCGGCGGCGAAGGCGGCGCTGAACGTGATGACGCAGGGGTTGGCTGAGGCGTTGGGCCCAAACGTGCGCGTGAACGCGATCGCACCGGGCGGTTTCGAGACCGATATCGCGACGAACTGGCCGGCGGGTGTGCGTGAACGCCTGGAGAGCATCACCAGCCTGAACCGGACGGCGCAACCGAGCGAGATCGTTGGCCCGGCGCTCTTCTTGGCCAGCGACATGTCCAGTTACGTGACCGGCACCTTGTTACGGGCCGACGGCGGCGTCATCGGCTAG
- a CDS encoding ABC transporter substrate-binding protein, whose protein sequence is MRKSTTALVGLGAAVILALTSCSTKSESGGSGDDGEGGLKTDIGVTDDTITLGVLYDASGPYKSGGLSALYGHQIWADEVNDNGGICGRQIEFDIKDHGYKAENAVPLYEEMRSNDLGLVQLLGSPTLAAVKTKLSQDKMLAGVPSMASNNLDNDQILATTTTYDVEMINGLSWMMEQGMLSEGDTIGAIYLNNEAGQNGIAGTKYFAEQHDITIIESEVGATDADMTSTVTKMKSDGVKLMAAMVSPAQVSSIGVQMKAQGMDMPLLGWGPTYAPTLVTSEEVVDALTDNYYLTASAAPWMTDTPEAQKVRDAWDEMDIEDPPSSTAFVGYLAALAWGAILEAACDSGDMTREGVMEARKTVDDLDTGGLSGTLDFSNPNAPTTREVYIAQLAADIPGGTQAVSDLYVSDDAKEYKAPYE, encoded by the coding sequence ATGCGTAAATCCACCACGGCGCTCGTTGGTCTTGGCGCCGCTGTCATCCTCGCGCTCACGAGTTGCTCGACCAAGTCCGAGTCGGGCGGTAGCGGGGACGATGGCGAAGGCGGCCTGAAAACCGACATCGGCGTCACGGACGACACCATCACGCTCGGTGTGCTGTACGACGCGAGCGGTCCATACAAGTCCGGTGGCCTCTCCGCGCTCTACGGTCACCAGATCTGGGCCGACGAGGTCAATGACAATGGTGGCATCTGCGGCCGCCAGATCGAATTCGACATCAAGGATCACGGCTACAAGGCCGAGAACGCCGTACCGCTTTACGAAGAGATGCGTTCGAATGACCTCGGCCTGGTGCAACTGCTGGGGTCGCCCACCCTCGCCGCGGTCAAGACAAAGTTGTCGCAGGACAAGATGCTGGCCGGCGTGCCGTCGATGGCCTCGAACAACCTGGACAACGATCAGATCCTCGCGACCACCACGACGTACGACGTTGAGATGATCAACGGCCTCTCCTGGATGATGGAGCAGGGCATGCTGTCGGAGGGCGACACGATCGGTGCCATCTACCTGAATAACGAAGCGGGCCAGAACGGCATCGCGGGCACCAAGTACTTCGCCGAACAACACGACATCACGATCATCGAGTCCGAGGTCGGGGCCACCGACGCCGATATGACCTCAACCGTGACGAAGATGAAGTCAGACGGCGTCAAGCTCATGGCTGCGATGGTCTCGCCTGCGCAGGTCTCCTCCATCGGCGTACAGATGAAGGCTCAGGGCATGGATATGCCGCTGCTGGGTTGGGGGCCGACTTACGCGCCCACCCTGGTTACCAGCGAGGAAGTCGTCGACGCGCTGACCGACAACTACTACCTCACCGCGTCGGCGGCGCCGTGGATGACCGATACGCCCGAGGCGCAGAAGGTCCGCGATGCATGGGATGAGATGGACATCGAGGACCCGCCATCCAGCACGGCCTTCGTCGGGTACCTCGCCGCGCTGGCCTGGGGCGCAATTTTGGAAGCTGCGTGCGACTCGGGAGATATGACGCGTGAAGGCGTGATGGAGGCGCGCAAAACTGTCGACGACCTCGATACCGGCGGCCTGTCCGGCACCCTGGACTTCAGCAACCCGAACGCGCCCACCACCCGCGAGGTCTACATCGCGCAACTGGCCGCAGACATCCCGGGCGGGACGCAAGCGGTGAGCGACTTGTACGTCTCCGATGACGCGAAGGAATACAAGGCGCCGTACGAATAA
- a CDS encoding phosphotransferase family protein, which translates to MIDRETIRPRLQRWITEVHDPAAELGEVWALPGHAGLSFGFEVRRADDVEKLVIRLAPPGVRRKGNTDVLRQVPLLKSLDRAGIPVAAVLWNSPDESWFDTDAYIQRFLTGGPLDMANAQGEKLPEADVRPYLANAARVLASIHSVDWRADLAEWEPVKLPEQDIEFWRTLQPKMAEPHMPPAADALADALLASKPKDYPIGVFHGDFHTNNVLFEDDASISGVVDWEISGIGSQTLDIAWLSMMTDLACWAPNKQAIMRVVVDPAWLLAQYQEALGREVRDAAWHKAYACYRFGVITGFNLYLHRSGKRDDPHWEDAGESTIPLFDRGQHLLAHPEDF; encoded by the coding sequence TTGATCGACCGGGAGACCATTCGTCCGCGCCTGCAACGATGGATTACAGAGGTACATGACCCAGCGGCCGAACTAGGGGAGGTCTGGGCACTGCCGGGGCACGCCGGACTGAGCTTCGGGTTCGAAGTACGTCGCGCCGATGATGTCGAGAAGTTGGTGATTCGGCTTGCCCCACCCGGTGTCCGGCGTAAGGGCAACACCGACGTGCTGCGCCAAGTTCCGCTGCTGAAGTCGTTGGACCGTGCTGGCATCCCAGTAGCGGCGGTGCTCTGGAATTCACCGGACGAGTCGTGGTTCGACACGGACGCTTACATCCAGCGGTTCCTCACCGGCGGGCCGTTGGATATGGCAAACGCCCAGGGTGAGAAACTGCCGGAGGCTGACGTTCGCCCCTACCTGGCGAACGCGGCACGCGTGCTCGCCAGCATCCATTCGGTGGATTGGCGTGCGGACCTGGCCGAATGGGAGCCCGTCAAGCTGCCTGAGCAGGACATCGAGTTCTGGCGCACGCTGCAGCCGAAGATGGCCGAGCCGCACATGCCGCCCGCGGCCGATGCGCTGGCCGACGCGTTGCTGGCCAGCAAGCCGAAGGACTACCCGATCGGCGTCTTCCACGGCGATTTCCACACCAATAATGTGCTCTTCGAGGATGATGCCTCGATCAGCGGTGTGGTCGACTGGGAGATCTCCGGTATCGGCTCGCAAACGCTGGATATCGCGTGGTTGTCGATGATGACCGACCTTGCGTGCTGGGCGCCGAACAAGCAGGCGATCATGCGTGTCGTGGTTGATCCGGCGTGGCTGCTGGCTCAATACCAGGAGGCGCTTGGGCGAGAGGTCCGCGATGCAGCCTGGCATAAGGCATACGCGTGCTACCGGTTCGGTGTGATCACCGGGTTCAACCTTTATCTGCATCGCAGTGGCAAGCGCGACGACCCGCACTGGGAGGACGCCGGCGAGTCGACTATTCCGTTGTTCGACCGTGGGCAGCACCTGCTCGCGCACCCCGAGGACTTCTAA